The following coding sequences are from one Bacillus kexueae window:
- the ftsL gene encoding cell division protein FtsL, translated as MSNLAVKIQERKQNEQSKQVQQKVVVQKRPLFTLGEKMLFGMFMMIVVFGAVFILSNQVKLYEVNKDIQALEAKVNEQQKVNNDLLIQQDELSNPERIWAKAKELGLTLNPNNVKGVQD; from the coding sequence ATGAGCAATTTAGCCGTTAAGATCCAAGAGCGGAAACAAAATGAACAGTCGAAACAAGTCCAACAAAAAGTAGTTGTTCAAAAGCGTCCTTTATTCACACTAGGTGAAAAAATGTTGTTTGGCATGTTTATGATGATTGTTGTATTCGGTGCCGTGTTTATTTTGTCAAATCAAGTAAAGTTATACGAAGTGAACAAAGATATTCAAGCGCTTGAAGCGAAAGTAAACGAACAACAAAAAGTGAACAATGACCTTCTTATTCAACAAGATGAATTAAGCAATCCTGAACGTATCTGGGCGAAAGCAAAAGAATTAGGGCTTACATTAAATCCAAATAACGTAAAAGGTGTACAGGACTGA